Below is a window of Vicinamibacterales bacterium DNA.
ACTCCTGTCGGGCGCCCTGTGGCTGTTCATCTTCTTCACGGGGCCCGTGGAAGGCATCGTCTTTTCGTTCGCATTCCTCGGCGCCGGCGTGCTGGCTTACTTCATCTTCAGGTCAGGGCGTCTTGCTCAACGCTAGCAGGTTGGCAGTGATCCGGTAGGCGCCGGCGACACCGTAAGGCAACTGCCGGTGCAGGGCGTAGGCGAAGTAAGTCCAGTTGCCCTTCCCCACTTTCGCCGTCAGCCACCCGCCGCTCTGAGGCGCCTGGCCCTTGTCGAACGTCGAAATCATCGGCGTGTAGGCCGCATCCCACTTCGTGAAGAACTTCGAGCCGCGCTGCTCGACCCAGCCATCGAAGTCGGCCGCCGTGATGCGGTTCGGCCACGTGAACGACTGTTGCGTGGGCGCGAGGATGGTGACCGGCGAATCCTCCTCTGACACCTCTTCGGCGCTGCGCGGCAGCTCGCCGGGGAACGGCGCGAACGTGTTCGGCACCAGCTCCTGCGTGTTGTAGAGCACGATCATGTTGCCGCCCGCCTTCACGTAGTCGAGCAGGCGGTTGTTATAGGTCTTGAGATCCTCGCGCACCGCATACGCGCGCGTGCCGGTCATGATGGCGTCATAGGCAGACAGGTCGGCGCTGGCCAGCTCGCGCTCGCCGAGCAGCGTGACCTGCGCGCCAAGCTGCTGCAGCCCAAGCGGCACCTGGTCGCCGACGCCCATCACGTAACCCACCTTGAGCCCGGCCACGGTGGTCACGTTCACGCCACGCACGTCCGCGGAGGACGCACGATAGAGATAGCGGACCTCGAGATCGCGGTGATCGATGATCTCGTAACCTTCCCGATACTCCTTACCCGCCGCCGTCGCCACCGCCTCGATCGTGTAGGTATCGCTGCCGATCGCGCCCGGATTCACCGTGAATCGATACGAGGACCGCTCGCCGGCGCGGGCAAAGGCGAACGGATGCGACGCCGGCGACGACGTCCATCCCGCGGGCAGCCGGAGCGCAACCGCTCCGCTCGTCGCCGCCTCGGCGTTGTGCAACAGCGACACTTCCACGTCGACCCGCTTGACGGCGGCCGTGGTGGGAACAATGGCGTGGGCAGGAGTGAGCATTACCGCCAGGCGGGGCACGCTCCTCACCGCGCGCAGCGCATCTCCGTACGGCAGCTTGGCCTCTCGGCGCTTCACCGCTTCGCGCACCTCAACCGGCACGCCGGCCACCGTATAGCGCGCCGTCGCCACCAGCGGCGGATCTGCCACCGGCCGCCCGAACTGCGACGGATCGCTTAGCGCATACACACTGTCTTGCAGGCCCTTGCGGGCAAAGTACGGCTTCGTGCTCATCGCCACATCGCCGGTCAGGGTCACGGTGAAGCGGGACGTGGACAGCTGGTTGCGGTCGAGACTCGGGGCGCTGGTGGCCGAACTGTTCACGGTCCAACCGCGCGCGGCGACCAGGCGCACCGTGGCATCGCTGATGGCGATGCCGCCCCGATTGGCCAATCGCGTGCGCACCTCGAAGCTTTGCCCAGGCACCGGAGCCGCCATCAGCGCGGGCGGCGCAAACGCGGCACCCGGTCCAGTGGGCTCGGGTTGGCCCGCCGGTTGAGCCACCGCGGTCAGTTCAAGACCGAGGGCGGCGTTGATCGCGCTCTGGAACTGCGCTTCCTTGACGCGGAGCAGGAAGGCGGCATCGGCCGCGGACGTGGCGGCCATCGCCTCGCGCGTCCGCGCCAACCCTTGCGCCAGGGCCGGGACGATGGCGGAAGGATCGTTCATGCGGAAGTCGGCCATGGCGCGCGCCACCGCTTCGTCGATGACCTTGCCCGAGGGGCCCACCGCGGCTTCGATCGTGCCGGCCACGCCATCGAACACGCTGGCTTCCCTGGTGCCGGGGGGACTCGACACCAGCTTGTAGTAACCGAAGTTGGGGCCCGCCCCAGCGACGAAGCGGCCGCTGTTCTGCGAGCGCTGAAAGCTCAGGCCGTATCGCGCGATGTTGTCGAAGGTGTCGCCGAGCCGCGGGCTGTATTCGCCGCTGTCAATGCGCACGGTCCAGTCTTCGCCGTCGCGCACGCCGCCGATGTAGACCTTCTTCGCCTGCCATGGGCGCAGCCCCTCGGCGATCTGCTCGGGGTAGCGGCTGGGATCGCCGGCGGCGCGGAAGCCTTCAACCGCCATCAGCCCGGCGGTCTGGTGGTTACCGTGGCCATCGCGCTCGTTGCCCTGGAATCGCGACAGGATGATCGTGGGCCGGCTCATGCGGATGATGCGGACCACGTCGC
It encodes the following:
- a CDS encoding PIG-L family deacetylase, which encodes MTWLAPVLVVGAIGGFGAQSVPRQDGASEVWQHLLKLRTTASVMHVTAHPDDEHGGVLAKLSRGDGARLALLTLNRGESGDNAIGPQLFDALGLIRTEELLQAGRHYGVDEQYFTSLVDYGYSKTLEESMDKWGRDTALRDVVRIIRMSRPTIILSRFQGNERDGHGNHQTAGLMAVEGFRAAGDPSRYPEQIAEGLRPWQAKKVYIGGVRDGEDWTVRIDSGEYSPRLGDTFDNIARYGLSFQRSQNSGRFVAGAGPNFGYYKLVSSPPGTREASVFDGVAGTIEAAVGPSGKVIDEAVARAMADFRMNDPSAIVPALAQGLARTREAMAATSAADAAFLLRVKEAQFQSAINAALGLELTAVAQPAGQPEPTGPGAAFAPPALMAAPVPGQSFEVRTRLANRGGIAISDATVRLVAARGWTVNSSATSAPSLDRNQLSTSRFTVTLTGDVAMSTKPYFARKGLQDSVYALSDPSQFGRPVADPPLVATARYTVAGVPVEVREAVKRREAKLPYGDALRAVRSVPRLAVMLTPAHAIVPTTAAVKRVDVEVSLLHNAEAATSGAVALRLPAGWTSSPASHPFAFARAGERSSYRFTVNPGAIGSDTYTIEAVATAAGKEYREGYEIIDHRDLEVRYLYRASSADVRGVNVTTVAGLKVGYVMGVGDQVPLGLQQLGAQVTLLGERELASADLSAYDAIMTGTRAYAVREDLKTYNNRLLDYVKAGGNMIVLYNTQELVPNTFAPFPGELPRSAEEVSEEDSPVTILAPTQQSFTWPNRITAADFDGWVEQRGSKFFTKWDAAYTPMISTFDKGQAPQSGGWLTAKVGKGNWTYFAYALHRQLPYGVAGAYRITANLLALSKTP